In one Macrobrachium rosenbergii isolate ZJJX-2024 chromosome 53, ASM4041242v1, whole genome shotgun sequence genomic region, the following are encoded:
- the LOC136834188 gene encoding uncharacterized protein isoform X2, with protein MQVIYSDIMDTQKVSWIRTRDLHVLTSGLHTFASDQRFIALHAHRSENWTLQIRFSQTRDSGEYQCQVNTEPKLSMRYYLRVQEAATVVQGSDQRYVRAGSTIQLSCKAPFAWQPPGLLYWYHDTEILHHKGRISIDTHLGNDTYSNLVIEKAQISDSGNYTCWPTKFLPASVMVHVLPDENAAAKSLGVSNNIGAPSTTKDLTTSSATPVTSPLMLLLLFLYLSSVLQLLPNR; from the exons GTATCGTGGATCAGGACCCGGGATCTTCATGTCCTTACTTCTGGACTTCATACATTCGCCTCAGACCAGCGCTTCATTGCACTCCACGCCCACCGCTCAGAAAACTGGACTTTACAAATAAG ATTCAGCCAGACGAGAGACTCGGGAGAATACCAGTGTCAAGTTAACACAGAGCCAAAATTATCAATGAGATATTATCTCCGAGTTCAAG AAGCAGCTACTGTGGTGCAAGGATCTGATCAGCGATATGTGAGGGCTGGCAGCACAATTCAGCTCTCCTGCAAAGCTCCTTTTGCATGGCAACCACCAG GTCTCCTTTATTGGTACCATGACACGGAAATTCTTCATCACAAGGGAAGGATTTCTATAGACACGCATCTCGGTAATGATACCTACAGTAATCTCGTTATTGAAAAAGCCCAAATCAGCGACTCTGGAAACTACACTTGCTGGCCTACCAAATTTCTGCCAGCGTCGGTGATGGTTCATGTGTTACCCG ATGAAAACGCAGCCGCCAAATCACTGGGCGTCAGCAACAACATCGGAGCGCCTTCCACCACGAAGGATCTGACGACGTCGTCAGCTACGCCCGTGACGTCACCACTGATGCTGTTGCTCTTGTTCCTTTACCTGTCGTCGGTCCTGCAGCTGCTGCCGAACAGATAG